In the genome of Halarsenatibacter silvermanii, one region contains:
- a CDS encoding AAA family ATPase has product MRFTELFIGDFGVFREEKMTDLDSDLIVVGGGNRAGKSTLMKILRYLPWGFPRRRGLLPPPVESYRVRADLVGADGDRYQLGLEGYGDPVLSKIEGETGKSARELYGGIDRFSYRQIFTISLSELQKVPPGIESKKDKQRLRSVLLGAGLARLTELPELADRYFKRARKIGGKYGRTDVGEFKSPRRRLESAGEKLEEALSQVQDYGRARDELEEVQAEQEELEKTEENLKLKKTRLDVLKNRYSSLEKLRRLEKKHKRHPGSALDLSRYSCRNVDRAEELLERSQERRREFERLAAGIRSRLAGDEIELKSLIKSFRERKEKITAVGEQLSGLKQRLEDYFQLKEQHGRRWKELKNKAGQVNSEWEQNLLNMMELETDSIEKDRLLRQISDLEQIEAEIEDREGKSEELKAEIEDLSLSRENTAGRRPAEINRISFMLAGGTLAVSILIFVFFSPAAALPAAGLGFALAGVFHLTAGSRARDRDRKIEELDARLEAKRSRLEKKKKELENLREKKREIQKDLNFYRSRLGLAEDAGPELITDYFNSLQNLQSEFTRLQDEKKTVKEKAERLKDELSGIRQLLKEIEKDAGLNLFVLPEKEELLIGGERIAAAAGQCKEHMEEINSLAEARRNLENLQQETAEEFIHFDPEEDELENFLQQHIEKGKEALDYKELSEEVKSLREQLRDALAASDRIRRSFQDFAAEKSSPGKKTDLLASFRSFSNLYASSDEIDEEYEKTRTKLKNLQDRSETLTEEKQKLKDRMEELSSPDRLRKAHCELDEARSKLRKRAESYALHKTVHFLLKKVREREVERAKKELLKPAGELLSEMTSGEYQEIKPADESAEIDFRASNEKSGVKKRAEELSRGTKEQLFLAVRLSRIREIEPPLPVIFDDSLANLDRRHLLGALRIIVRLSQRNQIFLLTCHPHLIRMLNDETEKGQYWHLCSGDLEKVAADELIGRLSETDF; this is encoded by the coding sequence ATGAGATTTACGGAATTGTTCATCGGTGATTTCGGTGTTTTTCGCGAGGAAAAGATGACAGATCTCGATTCCGATCTGATTGTGGTGGGAGGAGGCAATCGAGCCGGCAAATCCACCCTCATGAAAATACTGAGATATCTCCCCTGGGGATTCCCTCGCCGCAGGGGGCTTTTGCCGCCGCCGGTTGAAAGCTACCGGGTCAGAGCCGATCTGGTCGGTGCAGATGGTGATCGTTACCAGCTCGGACTGGAAGGATATGGTGATCCAGTTTTGAGCAAAATTGAGGGTGAAACCGGTAAATCGGCGCGGGAGCTTTACGGGGGAATAGATCGCTTTAGCTATCGGCAGATTTTCACCATCAGTCTCAGCGAACTGCAGAAGGTGCCTCCCGGGATCGAGAGTAAAAAGGATAAGCAGCGTCTGCGCTCGGTTCTGCTCGGAGCCGGGCTGGCCAGGCTGACCGAACTGCCCGAGCTGGCCGATAGATATTTTAAAAGAGCCAGAAAGATCGGCGGCAAATACGGACGCACCGATGTGGGGGAATTTAAGAGTCCCCGCCGCCGCCTGGAGTCAGCTGGCGAAAAACTTGAGGAAGCTTTATCTCAGGTCCAGGATTATGGCCGGGCGCGGGATGAGCTCGAAGAGGTCCAGGCCGAGCAGGAGGAGCTGGAAAAGACCGAAGAGAATCTTAAACTGAAAAAAACGCGGCTGGATGTGCTTAAAAACCGCTACAGCTCGCTGGAAAAGCTCAGACGTCTTGAGAAAAAACATAAACGCCATCCTGGCAGCGCGCTCGATCTGAGCAGATATTCCTGCCGGAATGTCGATAGAGCGGAAGAACTTTTGGAGCGCAGTCAGGAACGTCGGCGTGAATTTGAACGTCTGGCTGCCGGAATAAGAAGCCGCCTGGCCGGAGACGAGATCGAACTAAAAAGCTTAATTAAAAGTTTCCGCGAGAGAAAGGAAAAGATAACAGCGGTCGGTGAACAGCTTTCGGGTCTAAAACAGCGGCTGGAAGATTATTTTCAGCTGAAGGAACAGCACGGCCGCAGGTGGAAGGAGCTGAAAAATAAAGCCGGCCAGGTCAATTCGGAATGGGAGCAGAATCTTTTGAATATGATGGAGTTAGAGACTGACAGCATAGAAAAGGACAGGCTGCTGCGACAAATATCGGACCTGGAGCAGATTGAAGCTGAAATCGAGGACAGGGAGGGTAAAAGCGAGGAACTGAAAGCGGAGATCGAAGATCTGAGCTTAAGCCGGGAGAACACGGCCGGTCGGCGGCCGGCTGAAATAAACAGAATTTCATTTATGTTAGCAGGAGGAACTCTGGCGGTTTCGATATTGATTTTTGTCTTCTTTTCCCCCGCAGCCGCTCTGCCGGCCGCAGGACTGGGGTTTGCCCTGGCAGGTGTTTTTCATCTGACAGCGGGCAGCAGGGCCAGGGATAGAGACCGAAAAATTGAGGAGCTGGATGCCCGCCTGGAGGCAAAGAGAAGCCGGCTTGAGAAAAAGAAAAAAGAGCTGGAGAATCTTCGTGAAAAAAAGCGGGAAATTCAGAAAGATCTCAACTTTTATCGCAGCAGGCTGGGGCTGGCTGAGGATGCTGGCCCGGAGCTGATAACAGACTATTTTAATTCGCTGCAGAATCTGCAGTCGGAATTTACCCGGCTGCAGGATGAAAAGAAGACTGTAAAGGAGAAAGCAGAGCGGCTTAAAGACGAGCTTTCCGGGATACGACAGCTTTTAAAGGAGATAGAAAAAGATGCGGGGTTAAATCTTTTCGTCCTGCCTGAAAAAGAGGAGCTTCTGATCGGAGGGGAAAGGATAGCAGCCGCCGCCGGGCAGTGTAAGGAGCATATGGAGGAAATCAATAGCCTGGCTGAGGCCCGGAGAAATCTGGAAAATCTGCAGCAGGAGACGGCGGAGGAATTTATACATTTTGATCCCGAGGAAGATGAGCTGGAAAATTTTTTGCAGCAGCATATCGAAAAAGGGAAAGAGGCACTCGATTATAAAGAATTGAGCGAAGAAGTTAAGAGCTTAAGAGAGCAGCTGCGGGATGCCCTGGCTGCTTCTGACCGCATCAGGCGATCCTTCCAGGATTTCGCTGCTGAGAAGTCTTCGCCCGGTAAAAAAACAGATCTTCTCGCCAGTTTCCGCAGTTTCTCAAATCTTTATGCATCCAGCGATGAAATCGACGAGGAATACGAAAAAACCAGAACAAAACTCAAAAATTTGCAGGACCGCAGTGAAACGCTGACCGAAGAAAAGCAAAAACTGAAAGACAGAATGGAAGAGCTTTCATCTCCTGACCGGCTCAGAAAAGCTCATTGTGAGCTCGATGAAGCCCGCAGTAAGCTTAGAAAGCGCGCTGAGAGTTATGCCCTGCATAAAACAGTCCATTTTTTGCTGAAAAAAGTCAGGGAAAGGGAAGTCGAGAGAGCCAAAAAAGAACTGTTAAAGCCGGCCGGGGAACTGCTGTCCGAAATGACTTCGGGAGAATATCAGGAGATAAAACCGGCCGATGAATCGGCGGAAATAGATTTTCGCGCCTCGAATGAAAAGAGCGGGGTCAAAAAGAGAGCTGAAGAACTCAGCCGCGGGACAAAAGAACAGCTATTTCTCGCGGTTAGACTGAGCAGGATACGAGAAATAGAACCTCCGCTGCCGGTTATATTTGATGATTCACTGGCCAATCT
- a CDS encoding metallophosphoesterase family protein, with the protein MSDNLKFIHTADIHLGRPVKHGGNPPKRVEEHFNQAGLKACRLMAAAAVAEQVDFLLISGDLYDRRARSVKASRFLRDLFAELKREGIAVYIISGNHDPGGAENEPFELPDNAKILAQDGVEMIRHPEFLERNKPAEAELPSKEKNSRARVLGQSYRSRFEERSMYRYFTVPDQTRYNIGMLHTQLTADSSRYVPVSKSDLRDKSGIHYWALGHLHRPQVLNHKPPAVVFPGTPQAHSIGERGLKGCFLVGNDPEYPSRRPSINFIPTSPVIFQRLVVDISKEAEKGGKTIETLTDLKERLKKRARKFMARKNEDRMDFPGSSRVNLLEPESSWFSGKKIKPGRAFIVRWVVEGRGPVHRYIKDNFAEAAAELIDELNRIFADAGRKTILWSKSLQFHTGPELPPHNELRENELYDRVEKILAELEEDEELKKELLSEWGEIWQGSEEPEERRDDRFYPDEETRREILSAARREIITLLFDGD; encoded by the coding sequence ATGAGCGATAATCTGAAATTTATACATACGGCTGATATCCATCTGGGAAGGCCTGTAAAGCACGGGGGCAATCCTCCGAAAAGGGTAGAAGAACATTTTAATCAAGCGGGATTAAAAGCCTGCCGGCTTATGGCAGCAGCGGCGGTGGCTGAACAGGTCGATTTTCTGCTTATCTCTGGTGATCTGTATGATCGCAGGGCCCGTTCGGTCAAAGCCAGCCGTTTTCTTCGGGATCTTTTTGCCGAATTAAAGCGGGAGGGTATTGCGGTCTATATTATCTCCGGCAACCATGATCCGGGAGGGGCCGAAAATGAACCCTTCGAGCTTCCGGATAATGCAAAAATTCTTGCTCAGGACGGGGTGGAGATGATCAGGCATCCGGAATTTCTGGAAAGGAATAAACCAGCTGAAGCAGAGCTACCCTCTAAAGAGAAAAACAGCCGGGCCCGGGTTCTGGGACAGTCCTATAGATCCAGATTCGAGGAGCGGAGCATGTACCGTTATTTTACCGTTCCCGATCAGACCCGCTACAATATCGGTATGCTTCATACGCAGCTGACTGCCGACAGCAGCAGGTATGTGCCGGTCTCGAAGTCCGATCTGCGGGATAAGTCGGGTATTCATTACTGGGCTTTGGGTCATCTGCATCGCCCGCAGGTTTTGAATCATAAACCTCCTGCAGTTGTTTTTCCCGGCACACCTCAGGCTCACAGTATCGGTGAGCGGGGACTCAAAGGCTGCTTTTTGGTCGGGAATGATCCAGAATATCCTTCCCGGCGCCCCAGTATAAATTTTATACCTACCTCTCCGGTTATTTTTCAGCGTCTTGTGGTCGACATTTCGAAAGAAGCTGAAAAAGGAGGTAAGACGATTGAAACTCTGACAGATCTCAAAGAGAGATTGAAAAAGCGAGCCAGGAAATTTATGGCGCGCAAAAACGAGGATAGAATGGATTTTCCCGGCAGCAGCAGGGTGAATTTGCTCGAACCTGAAAGCAGCTGGTTCTCCGGAAAAAAAATCAAACCAGGCAGAGCCTTTATCGTGCGCTGGGTGGTAGAAGGCCGCGGACCGGTTCACCGGTACATAAAGGATAACTTCGCAGAAGCGGCGGCCGAACTCATAGATGAACTCAATCGCATCTTTGCCGATGCGGGCAGAAAGACTATACTCTGGTCTAAATCGCTCCAGTTTCATACCGGACCGGAGCTTCCGCCGCACAACGAACTCAGGGAGAATGAACTTTATGATCGGGTGGAAAAGATACTGGCAGAGCTTGAAGAGGATGAAGAGCTCAAAAAAGAACTGCTTTCGGAGTGGGGCGAGATCTGGCAGGGATCTGAGGAGCCGGAAGAACGAAGAGATGATAGGTTTTATCCTGATGAAGAAACTCGCCGCGAGATTCTTAGTGCTGCCCGCCGGGAGATTATTACTCTGCTTTTTGACGGCGATTAA
- a CDS encoding LTA synthase family protein produces MENEKNYVDKKYAGFNRRQRWFAYAFLLGFLLKYNYLLVRIFVVPSLSGLILRNIAFLVIIGYFLLPLTRQRRGRKVLLRTMAVFTAFFAANLWYNRYFGNYLSLNDLIGSEDIGNPMIIFRQLINFGDIIFFIDIIIMTAFRKKKPEAGAQTVTDQKEGAELRDLVPGSRTTKSVVILMVLLLIFSQTLLTNFQLGNQNPQKLYRESAPGFVNVFGISSLYLFEVYDLIQARRQPPEDPEMADLPSFILEDEFDGEAKIPPETNIIVVQVESLDEQVMDFQYRGREVVPFFNKFKEESIYAENFYAMHVNGSFDADFSLLTSLYPLNRTYAFRDNDMSKFDSLVDELNDKGYETLAFHGNDKSFFHRDKAYPELGFDKFYGKADYSLEDKVMDKEDFYLGINDYDFFLQSIDKLERAEEPFFGYFITVTSHTPFDSYPGNHYVEEFSDIDAQFLHDYFQSISFTDRAFRRFYQELERRNMTENTLFVVYSDHDASVDTELYSSSVDFELDREVKKPEQIPLMIKHPLLEPDRIENTGTITDLGPTILDLLGAEEKPYEFLGRSLLKGDEKPVFFLHEVPQIFYYDNLFLRYPDHLEKIGSRENPRRVIEEHEIDTDKLDAIIDYMRQIMPARAREDED; encoded by the coding sequence ATGGAAAACGAGAAAAATTATGTCGATAAAAAATATGCTGGCTTCAACAGACGCCAGCGCTGGTTCGCCTATGCTTTTTTGCTGGGTTTTCTGCTCAAATACAATTATTTGCTGGTGAGAATTTTTGTTGTCCCCTCGCTGTCAGGCCTGATTCTGCGCAATATAGCCTTTCTGGTGATCATCGGATATTTCCTGCTGCCTTTAACTCGACAGCGCCGCGGGCGCAAAGTTCTGCTCAGAACGATGGCCGTTTTCACAGCTTTTTTTGCCGCCAATCTCTGGTATAACCGCTACTTTGGCAATTATCTGAGCCTGAATGACCTGATCGGCAGCGAAGATATAGGCAACCCGATGATCATCTTCAGGCAATTAATCAATTTCGGCGATATCATCTTCTTTATCGATATAATCATCATGACCGCCTTTCGTAAGAAGAAACCGGAGGCCGGAGCACAGACAGTCACCGACCAAAAAGAGGGAGCAGAGCTGCGCGATCTGGTTCCGGGCAGCCGAACTACAAAATCTGTGGTGATATTGATGGTCCTGCTGCTTATATTCAGCCAGACGCTCCTGACCAATTTCCAGCTGGGCAACCAAAACCCCCAAAAGCTTTACCGGGAGAGCGCCCCCGGTTTTGTCAATGTTTTCGGTATCTCCTCTCTCTATCTATTCGAAGTCTATGATCTGATCCAGGCCCGCCGGCAGCCTCCGGAAGATCCCGAGATGGCGGATCTTCCCTCTTTCATTCTCGAAGATGAATTCGATGGGGAGGCGAAAATCCCTCCCGAAACCAATATCATAGTGGTTCAGGTAGAATCACTCGACGAACAGGTTATGGATTTTCAGTACCGAGGCAGAGAAGTCGTGCCTTTTTTCAATAAATTTAAAGAGGAGAGCATTTATGCCGAAAATTTCTATGCCATGCATGTTAACGGCAGTTTTGATGCCGATTTTTCCCTGCTCACCTCTCTTTATCCCTTAAACCGCACCTATGCTTTCCGCGATAATGACATGAGCAAATTCGACTCTCTCGTCGATGAACTCAACGATAAAGGATATGAAACCCTGGCTTTCCACGGCAACGATAAATCATTTTTCCATCGGGATAAAGCTTATCCCGAGCTGGGGTTCGATAAATTTTACGGCAAAGCTGATTACTCGCTGGAAGATAAAGTGATGGATAAAGAGGATTTTTATCTGGGCATCAACGATTATGACTTTTTTCTGCAGTCGATCGACAAACTGGAGAGGGCAGAAGAACCCTTCTTCGGTTATTTTATAACTGTAACCAGCCACACCCCCTTTGACTCCTATCCGGGAAATCATTATGTCGAAGAATTTTCCGATATAGATGCTCAGTTTCTCCATGATTACTTTCAGTCAATTTCCTTTACCGACAGGGCATTCAGGCGTTTTTATCAGGAACTGGAGAGGAGAAACATGACCGAAAATACCCTCTTTGTCGTCTATTCCGATCACGATGCCAGCGTAGATACCGAACTTTACAGCTCGAGCGTGGATTTTGAGCTCGACCGGGAGGTCAAAAAACCGGAACAGATACCCCTTATGATTAAACATCCTCTCCTCGAACCGGATCGGATAGAAAATACCGGAACGATAACTGATCTGGGCCCCACCATTCTCGATCTGCTGGGGGCTGAGGAAAAACCCTATGAATTTCTGGGCAGGTCTCTATTAAAAGGTGATGAAAAGCCTGTCTTCTTTCTGCACGAAGTTCCGCAGATATTCTATTACGACAATCTGTTTTTGCGGTATCCCGATCACCTTGAAAAAATCGGCAGCCGGGAAAACCCCAGAAGGGTTATAGAAGAACACGAAATAGATACCGATAAACTGGATGCTATAATCGACTATATGCGCCAGATTATGCCGGCTCGCGCCCGGGAAGATGAAGATTGA
- a CDS encoding site-2 protease family protein, with the protein MFKSSLTILKISGIPIKLHISFLLILPFMAVAIGNNIEEIAGLAGIERVELSFAPYLLGFILAVLLFVSVTLHELSHSLVARTQGMEIKDITLMLLGGVAQIEDESLEPEAETKMAFAGPLLSLALGILLLFVIRPITGFWSADLRLIIFYLGFMNIFLALFNLMPAFPSDGGRILRSLLARKTSYLRATQIAANIGKGFAVMLGLLGLLNGQIILVLIAFFIYIGASQEYKFNLVRDAFADFRVEDLMTENVITVKKDMTVGELLDKMLLEKHSGYPVVDEVGELEGCVTLEDIEEFPDENQELKQIKEIMSCELIEVQPEDKLFDAFKKMSRADIGRLMVVNDRGELVGILTRSDIMKAYQLKSIRDKRRDGDELNF; encoded by the coding sequence ATGTTTAAAAGTTCTCTGACCATTCTCAAAATTTCCGGCATACCGATCAAACTTCACATAAGTTTCCTGCTCATCCTGCCTTTTATGGCCGTAGCTATCGGAAACAACATCGAAGAGATAGCCGGGCTGGCCGGCATTGAAAGAGTCGAACTCAGCTTCGCCCCCTATCTGCTCGGATTTATACTGGCAGTTCTGCTTTTTGTCAGCGTCACCCTGCACGAACTATCTCATTCGCTTGTAGCCCGCACTCAGGGCATGGAAATAAAAGATATAACTCTGATGCTTTTAGGGGGAGTGGCTCAGATCGAAGATGAATCGCTGGAGCCGGAAGCAGAGACCAAAATGGCCTTCGCCGGCCCTCTTTTGAGTCTGGCTTTAGGAATATTGCTGCTTTTTGTCATCAGGCCGATAACCGGCTTTTGGAGCGCCGATCTGCGTCTGATAATTTTTTATCTCGGTTTTATGAACATTTTTCTGGCTCTATTCAACCTGATGCCAGCCTTCCCCTCCGATGGGGGCAGAATTTTGCGTTCCCTTCTGGCGCGCAAAACCTCCTACCTCAGGGCCACCCAAATAGCTGCCAATATAGGCAAGGGTTTTGCCGTGATGCTGGGGCTTTTAGGACTGCTCAACGGCCAGATAATTCTGGTGCTCATAGCTTTTTTCATTTATATCGGAGCCAGCCAGGAATACAAATTCAATCTGGTCCGCGATGCTTTTGCAGATTTTCGGGTTGAAGATTTGATGACCGAAAATGTTATAACTGTAAAAAAAGACATGACAGTCGGAGAACTGCTCGATAAGATGCTGCTGGAAAAGCATTCCGGATATCCTGTAGTGGATGAAGTGGGCGAACTGGAAGGATGCGTCACGCTGGAAGATATAGAGGAGTTTCCCGATGAAAATCAGGAGCTCAAACAGATAAAAGAGATAATGTCCTGCGAATTAATCGAGGTGCAGCCGGAAGACAAGCTTTTCGACGCTTTTAAAAAGATGTCCCGGGCGGATATCGGCAGACTTATGGTCGTCAACGACCGCGGAGAACTGGTCGGCATACTGACGCGCTCGGATATAATGAAAGCCTATCAGCTTAAGAGCATCAGGGATAAGAGGCGGGACGGTGACGAGCTGAATTTCTGA
- a CDS encoding HAD family hydrolase, which yields MKETEEGVLIKNIVFDVGGVLLEYPPVDYYGRYVDSEEKARELANKTFFSDDWEKLDRGLLERREIIRIFCDKYSDESETIRKAIGSWSKMMRPIEENVEVARELDEAGYPLYILSNYPSQGFSEVKEKFDFFELFRDEVISGEATYIKPEDEIYQIMLQEFRLEPEHTLFIDDGKENIEAARESGIYGIHCAGDTDLRRELQRLNVSV from the coding sequence GTGAAAGAAACCGAAGAGGGAGTTTTGATCAAAAATATCGTGTTCGATGTAGGCGGTGTCCTTCTGGAATATCCCCCCGTAGATTATTACGGCAGATATGTCGATTCGGAAGAAAAGGCCCGGGAGCTGGCTAATAAGACTTTTTTCTCGGATGACTGGGAAAAGCTGGACAGAGGACTTCTGGAGAGGCGAGAGATTATCAGGATTTTTTGTGATAAATATTCCGATGAATCTGAAACTATTAGAAAAGCAATCGGCAGCTGGTCTAAAATGATGAGGCCGATCGAAGAAAATGTAGAGGTGGCCCGGGAACTGGATGAAGCCGGTTATCCTCTTTACATACTCTCCAACTATCCGTCTCAGGGCTTTTCCGAGGTTAAGGAGAAGTTTGATTTTTTCGAGCTGTTTCGCGATGAGGTGATCTCGGGTGAAGCTACCTACATAAAGCCTGAGGATGAAATTTATCAGATAATGCTCCAGGAGTTCAGACTGGAACCGGAACACACCCTGTTTATAGACGACGGTAAAGAGAATATAGAAGCTGCCCGGGAGAGTGGAATTTACGGCATCCACTGCGCCGGGGATACTGATCTGCGCCGGGAGCTGCAAAGATTAAACGTCAGTGTCTAG
- a CDS encoding TGS domain-containing protein, with protein sequence MPANLPPEYYEAEKVYQEASSPDEKLAALREMLAVMPKHKGTDKLQAELRSKISNIKEQKEKSDEKAQYNPYKIKKEGAGQIIVLGYPNTGKSSLLASLSNAPVEVANYPFATNKPQAGMVKYEDVQIQVIDTPPLVPEDVPGPMIGAIQRAAFPVIMIDAASENCLDQISGTLDFLRSKRIVLDEVPEGVKAFTPSELTIFASKVDLEGAEENLQVVRELFPQVEIKPVSFEDGTNVDRIPEMFYERLNIIRVYSKEPGKEPEPDPFTLDRGSTVREFARSIHKDLAANLKKARLWGSARFPGQPVPQDYELEDEDTVEIHAET encoded by the coding sequence ATGCCTGCCAATCTTCCGCCGGAATATTATGAAGCTGAAAAAGTCTATCAGGAAGCCAGCTCTCCCGATGAAAAGCTGGCTGCATTGAGGGAAATGCTGGCCGTTATGCCCAAACATAAGGGCACAGATAAACTTCAGGCCGAGCTGAGAAGCAAGATATCCAATATCAAAGAGCAGAAAGAGAAGAGCGATGAGAAGGCCCAATATAACCCCTACAAGATCAAAAAAGAAGGGGCCGGGCAGATAATCGTGCTGGGTTATCCCAATACCGGCAAATCTTCGCTGCTGGCATCTCTCAGCAACGCACCCGTCGAAGTGGCAAATTATCCTTTTGCAACCAATAAACCTCAGGCTGGAATGGTTAAATATGAAGATGTACAGATCCAGGTGATAGATACACCTCCACTGGTACCCGAGGATGTTCCCGGGCCCATGATCGGCGCTATCCAGCGGGCTGCCTTTCCGGTTATAATGATAGATGCTGCTTCGGAGAATTGCCTTGATCAGATTTCCGGCACCCTCGATTTTTTGCGCAGCAAGCGCATAGTTCTGGATGAAGTACCTGAGGGTGTTAAAGCCTTCACTCCTTCGGAACTGACCATCTTTGCCAGCAAGGTAGATCTGGAAGGAGCAGAGGAGAACCTGCAGGTCGTTCGCGAACTTTTTCCCCAGGTGGAGATAAAACCTGTTTCCTTCGAGGACGGTACAAATGTCGATAGGATACCGGAGATGTTTTATGAGAGGCTTAATATAATCAGAGTATACAGCAAAGAGCCCGGCAAAGAACCCGAGCCCGATCCTTTCACCCTCGATAGAGGAAGCACGGTCAGGGAGTTTGCCCGTTCTATTCACAAAGATCTGGCTGCTAATCTGAAGAAAGCGCGGCTCTGGGGTTCGGCTCGTTTTCCCGGCCAGCCGGTGCCTCAGGATTATGAGCTAGAGGATGAGGATACGGTGGAAATCCATGCTGAAACTTAA
- the pdxA gene encoding 4-hydroxythreonine-4-phosphate dehydrogenase PdxA: protein MKHRIGLTMGDPAGIGPEITVETLADSEIAEMAELIVFGDREVLEKAREIAEVDKEIRELDEEFADYDSDYINLYDMDNIDIEEIEFGQISGGAGQASFEYIERACQLALEGRLDGIVTGPINKESLKAGGVDYIGHTEMLGDLTDTDYPLTMFEVHDLRIFFLTRHLSLREACDQITEERVYENIVESNQALERLGIYEANLAVAALNPHGGERGLFGTEEMEEIKPAVERARQQGYDVEGPLPADSVFHFALQGQYDAVISLYHDQGHIAAKMVDFERTVSLTNNLPFLRTSVDHGTAFDIAGEGIASPVSLKEAIRVGARYIPCFQEKEENCHL, encoded by the coding sequence GTGAAGCACAGAATAGGTTTAACCATGGGCGATCCGGCCGGCATAGGCCCGGAAATAACGGTGGAAACACTGGCTGACAGCGAAATAGCCGAAATGGCGGAACTGATAGTTTTTGGTGACAGAGAGGTGCTGGAAAAAGCCCGCGAAATCGCTGAAGTCGATAAGGAGATCAGGGAACTTGACGAGGAATTTGCAGATTATGATTCCGATTATATAAATCTTTACGATATGGATAATATCGATATAGAAGAGATAGAATTCGGTCAGATCAGCGGCGGAGCCGGACAGGCCTCCTTTGAATATATAGAGAGAGCCTGTCAACTCGCTTTAGAAGGTCGGCTTGATGGAATTGTCACCGGCCCGATAAATAAAGAGTCATTAAAAGCCGGGGGAGTCGATTATATAGGGCATACGGAGATGCTGGGTGATCTTACTGATACTGATTATCCCCTGACCATGTTCGAAGTTCACGATCTGAGAATTTTCTTTTTGACCCGCCATTTATCGCTCAGAGAAGCCTGCGATCAAATAACTGAAGAGAGGGTTTATGAGAATATCGTCGAAAGCAATCAGGCTCTGGAAAGGCTGGGAATATATGAGGCCAATCTGGCCGTAGCCGCGCTAAATCCTCATGGAGGTGAAAGAGGACTTTTCGGCACCGAGGAGATGGAGGAGATAAAACCTGCGGTCGAAAGAGCACGACAGCAGGGTTATGATGTAGAGGGCCCTCTGCCGGCTGACAGTGTTTTTCATTTTGCCCTGCAGGGACAATATGATGCGGTGATCTCTCTTTATCATGACCAGGGACATATAGCGGCCAAAATGGTCGATTTTGAGCGCACAGTTTCCCTGACCAACAACCTGCCTTTTCTGAGAACTTCGGTAGATCACGGTACAGCCTTCGATATCGCCGGAGAGGGTATCGCCAGCCCCGTGAGCCTGAAAGAGGCTATCAGGGTGGGTGCTCGTTATATACCCTGTTTTCAGGAAAAAGAAGAAAACTGTCACCTATAA